In Rutidosis leptorrhynchoides isolate AG116_Rl617_1_P2 chromosome 2, CSIRO_AGI_Rlap_v1, whole genome shotgun sequence, one genomic interval encodes:
- the LOC139892115 gene encoding PHD finger protein EHD3-like — protein sequence MTYPESVCTSVMKESFDSVEASENQTLNSAKEHTRVVCSESIKQSEASTISELCGHAFTDVLNSDKFSELCDLLFRNFGVVNTNRILDVKAIHSKMKNGVYETSPILYLKDIQQVWTKLQQVGNEMVTLANSLFDKSTAHYKQFVRKSSAAEANGASNCHGCGEKADAWKCLVCDSCEEIYHLNCTELIGTQIPPTSWYCGICVSNGIGSPHDNCVVCDKLKSSIFVERVPTNDESLDLPNSFEMHEVTEESQGSKICFICKNEVNIGDNFRTCGHLLCAHKFYHYKCLTNRQLGVHGPCWYCPSCLCRRCMVDKDDDQIVLCDGCDQAYHVYCAIPQLNCVPKGSWFCGKCDRELKRIRTMKKVYETIQKKVKVEDVSEHEAVSAVNEGEEINKSGGLDMLVTAAKTLGNHEITDLDTLRNII from the exons ATGACATATCCAGAAAGTGTTTGCACTTCTGTTATGAAG GAGTCTTTCGATAGTGTTGAAGCAAGTGAAAATCAAACACTTAATTCTGCTAAAGAACATACTCGGGTTGTGTGTAGTGAATCGATAAAACAATCAGAAGCTTCTACAATCTCTGAGTTGTGTGGACATGCATTCACTGACGTTTTAAACTCAGACAAATTCTCTGAATTATGTGATCTACTTTTCAGGAATTTTGGTGTTGTTAATACTAACCGAATTCTGGATGTTAAGGCTATACACTCGAAGATGAAAAATGGAGTCTATGAAACTTCACCAATTCTTTACCTTAAAGATATCCAACAG GTATGGACGAAGCTTCAACAGGTTGGCAATGAGATGGTTACACTTGCAAACAGTCTTTTTGATAAATCAACGGCTCACTATAAACAG TTTGTTAGGAAATCAAGTGCAGCCGAAGCTAATGGTGCCTCTAACTGCCATGGATGTGGAGAAAAAGCCGATGCTTGGAAATGTTTAGTTTGCGATTCGTGCGAAGAAATATACCATCTCAATTGTACCGAACTAATCGGTACACAAATTCCTCCTACAAGTTGGTATTGCGGTATCTGTGTCTCAAACGGAATAGGATCACCTCACGATAATTGTGTAGTTTGTGACAAGTTAAAATCATCCATTTTCGTTGAACGAGTACCAACAAACGACGAATCATTAGATTTACCAAATAGCTTCGAAATGCATGAAGTAACCGAAGAAAGTCAAGGGTCAAAGATATGTTTCATCTGCAAAAACGAAGTGAACATCGGAGACAATTTTCGAACGTGTGGACATTTGTTATGTGCTCACAAGTTTTATCATTACAAATGCTTAACGAATAGGCAGTTGGGTGTGCACGGTCCGTGTTGGTATTGCCCATCTTGTTTGTGTAGACGTTGTATGGTGGATAAAGATGATGATCAGATTGTACTTTGTGACGGTTGCGATCAAGCGTATCATGTTTATTGTGCGATCCCGCAACTTAATTGTGTACCGAAAGGGAGTTGGTTTTGTGGAAAATGTGATAGGGAACTTAAGCGAATACGAACGATGAAAAAGGTGTATGAAACGATACAAAAGAAAGTTAAAGTAGAAGATGTATCGGAACATGAAGCGGTGAGTGCGGTGAACGAAGGTGAAGAGATAAATAAATCGGGTGGATTGGATATGCTTGTAACTGCTGCTAAAACGCTCGGTAATCATGAGATTACAGATTTGGATACCCTTAGAAATATAATATGA